Genomic segment of Tamandua tetradactyla isolate mTamTet1 chromosome 1, mTamTet1.pri, whole genome shotgun sequence:
GTCCTGACGCTGTTAGTCACTTCTTCCAGTGGGGCTCTGATTCCTGAACCTGAAGTGAAAATTGAAGTTCTCCAGAAACCTTTCATCTGCCATCGCAGAACCAAAGGGGGAGATTTGATGTTGGTGCACTATGAAGGCTACTTAGAAAAAGACGGCTCATTATTTCACTCCACGTGAGTAATTATGCTCTGCAGGTAAAATAATAACCCACCTCCTATGCCAACCCGGGACAGGTTGCATGTATTGATTTTACATATCTTAAAAAAACTGCAACCAAACATATGCCGAAATATCCTGTATCCTACTTTGGGAAAAGCCTGTCCTGTATGCCAAGGCCTTTGAATGCATTATTCAAATATCTGATCTGGATACAGATGTTagtgttttttattataaaaaatacaaaaggaaaaatattgcatgatctcatttatgtGAAAGTAattggaaaatgcaaattcataaagaccaaTTAAAATAaaggtgggggaagggagagtTAATACAAATTTCTATTTGAgaggatggaaaagttttggtgatggatgatgATAGTAGGGCAACACTGTGTAAGTAATTAACAGCACATAGTTCAAAGGGGaaagtttaggttgtatatttATTACCTcagtaaagttttttaaaaaatcataggactgtacagcacaaaCTGTGAACGTTAATGTAAAGTatagactgtagttaatagtataattataataatgtttcatccagtgtaacaaaggtaccacattaatgcaaagtgttaataacagagaAAACTGTGGGGGTTGGTggtgggtggtatatgggaactgtattctttctatatgatttttctgtaaacctacaacttccctaattattattattttaaaattagagctAGAAATACTGAGAACTATCTAGGTGTCTACTTAGGCAATAAGTAGAAAAAGCTTAAAAATTCTCCTATCTGAAGCTCCATtccttagggaaaaaaatgactcaattctgtttttatttgacATAGAtgatatttacttaaaatttttcagaaacttcatgagcaaaattacatttatttgcCTCTTGAAGGGTATGCTGATGCTATTCCCTTGGcttatttaatctttattctGACCGATGACCTTTAGCTCAAGGCACAGTACTGTGATTTTCAGTAGCGGTGTGCTTCTTTCTAAAATTAGAAGACATCATTGGTGGGTGTGGATGTGGTTATGGAAGGTTAATCCAGTACCTAAAATGAGGGATTTTCAGTTCTTTATactgtcagtttttgttttctataaacAAAGAAAGTGCAACTTGGAAAAGAGTTTTACAAGCATTATGATTTCTAATCACTGGGTCAATTAATTCCATCTCAAATATACTTATTGAGCATTTTCTTTATGTTAGGCACTGTGCTGGATACTGGGGAAGGTCAGAAATTGTAACTTCTGTCCATtctcattcatccatccatccatctatccatccatccatccatccatccatctgtatTCCAAAACCTTATTATGTGGCCATAAGTCAGGCCCTGGGGATGCACAGAGGACTAGGAGCAGGTCCTTGTCCTCTGGTAGCACATGGTCCCCAGGGGGAAGGAGACAAGGGAGTAACTTATGATACAGAGTACGGAAGGTACAAAATGCTAGCAAAGCATAATGGAGCTTGGAATTATTTATGTGCTGAGAGGTggccaaagagaaaaaattcccAGAGACCATAATTGAATTGAGCCTAGAAAGATGGATGAGACTTCCAGGTGAATAATGGGGAAAGGAGAACATTCCAGAGGGATTGGCATGAGCTAAAGCTTGGGCCCCCCTAGACCTTGTTTTCTGATAACTACCTGTTCTGAACATTCAGACCTAATCAGTTGTGGTTTGGGTAGGTGGGTGGGGGGAAGTAATGGTACATTTCTCTGAATTCTGTTAGTAACAAAGCATGAAGAAGTGCTGACAAAAGGTTTCAAAAAGATGTCACCAAGGCTGGTGTTACAGCGGGCACTAAACAAtattgtgatttgcatttctaacttTCACTTACATTCTTATTGGTCATCTGATCTCCTTCACACCCAGCCCAATTTCTTCAAGGTCTCAGAACCAAATAACTTTGCCAACTTTGGTGGTCGCCATAGAACATTAGTGAACAGTTTGCTGCTAAGTTTCTGGTATTCCTGAGGGGCCCGTTTTTTATGCAGCCTCCTTGTAAATGATCAGGAGTCAGCAACTAAATATTATGAAGAAGCGCCATGAAACAATCCTTGAATAAAAAGTTTATAAAGCATGCCTGCCATTTCTAGGACCATAGTCTATGTGAGCTCCAGCTTAAATCCTTCAGCCTTGGCGAGAAATGTACAAATCTGTAGTCAGGGCTGGATGGTGgatattttttcttgctttattcttCTCAAATATTCTAGAGTTGGAATTTGTTACCTTGGTCATTGGAAAAGGTatagaaacaagcaaacaacaacaacaacaacaaaaaatggaaagaaaaatggccCTTACCTAGAGTTAATAACTATGGTACCCATGAAGCTTGGAGCGtgatttctttctattcttaccTAAGAGATACTTTCTTATTTGCACCAAAAGGGAGCTCTATTGAGCTCAAGCGCCCTAGTAGCTCAACAGATTGATTTTCTTAAGCTGGTCTGTCTTTTCTCCATGAGCCAAGATATCTCAGCTTGCCCTTCCTCCCTAGTCCTTGAAGGGCAACTCCTCTGAGATTCCCTGCAGATCCCCCAGGTAGACCCCTGGGGAGCCAGATAGAACATCAGAGCAGTGGGCAGGCAGTAAAGCAGGAAAGTTTGTAGGCAGAATGAAAGATGCTGTTCTTCTAACGCCCCAATATCTTCATTCATGTGAACCCGTGTGTACTGGCAGGAAATTCTCCTTAGCCTCTCATCCCCCTTGCCAGCCTTGCtcattttcctttactttctcACTGTTCTGCAACCTAGTTGCTTTCCTGGGACAGCATCACTCTACAGTTCTGACTTCAGACATTGGTGTCAGGTATATTTGAGGTTAATTACTGGCACActtaacctcagtttcttcatttatacaaTGAGTATAATTATTGTGagagttaaaagaggcaaagaactTAGGATAATACCTGACATATAGAAAATGCTCAAacaattattcattatttatattattattcccTCTGTCCTTATCTAGGTGAACCAACTATGTGACATTTGTATCAAAAAAGATGGACAGTCAATTGAATCACCATAAAATTGacttgggtgtgtgtgtgcaaataaagaaaagctgCTATCATTAACGTCTAAGCAAATAATTTACTTATGGTGGGAAAAATGTACCAAGGCATTAAAAAACCTGCAGTTACTAAAGAGTAACATGTTTTCTTTCTATCATAGTCACAAACATAACAACGGCCAGCCCATTTGGTTTACCCTGGGCATTCTAGAGGCTCTGAAAGGTTGGGACCAGGGCTTAAAGGGAATGTGTGTGGGAGAAAAGAGGAAGCTCATCATTCCTCCGGCCCTGGGCtatggaaaagaagggaaaggtaAGAACACTTCACATTTCTTACCATAGCACTAGAGTTCTTCTTCTCTGAATTAGGAGACAGAAGTTAGtgtttactactttttttttcttagaattaaaTAGAGAACTTGCATtcctttggaaaatataaattatgttttgGGTCTCATTTAAAATGGCCAAttaaagtaaagtaaaataatatctcAATTGAAAATTGGATTAATGAGAACTCTATTAACATTGTTCACCTATTCATTCTaacaatacaaaaagaaatattactCAACATAAATATCTTGGTTTGCACCTTTGAGCTACATTAAATGCGGTTTTAGATATGGTCGACATGGGACTCATTTGCAACTGTATTCTCCAGTGGCAAAGTCCTTTGGggttcttttcacttttgttttaaaatttctttatgaagtttttaatgatttatttaaaaaaaaaaaaaagagacatagaTGAGTTTAGTTTTCCCTGTGTCCCAAAGCAAAAGCGAGCAGGCTAGCTGGGCTGGAGATCAGTGCTAGTTTGTTCCAGAGCAGGGACATATAATATACCTGTCGTTCAAGTGGGAACCTGTGAGCTTTCCAGTTATTTAGGCCTCTAATAAGAGGCCTAAAGATGTTTATATGCATTTGACCTATAATTCCTGTATCTaacctaaggaaataatcaggtATCAGGAAAAGATTTGTGAACAGGTATGTCCATCACTGCATTGTTTCTAACAGCAAAAAATGGAACCAACTTATATAACGATGATAAGGATTTAGGTGAATAAAAATGGTCCAGTTATTAAAAATGCTActttcaaagatttaaaaaaaaattatatacaaaacaTTTATGATATAATGTTATGTATAAAAATCGAAAATGAGCTATAGTATATATACTAAGATACTAAGTATTAGGAAAAGTGTATACACACAGAAAAtgaataataaggaaataaataagaatgTTAATAACGGACTGTGGGACAGGGACTTATTTTTAATTCTGGTTCTATGTATTCCAGATTCTCTACAATGAGCttgtattacatatataataaggaaaaaagttgttcatcaaaacaaaagaacaactctGACATAGTATAAATATAGACCTCACAGCATCCTTAGGTCTAAGCTTAACTATTTATAAAGTGAAGATTTGGATTCCTATGTCTAGTTTCCTGAAAAGGAAAATTAGGTGCCATATGTGAAACATTATTTAATCTAAAATGGGGCTTGTTCTGTAATCTTATTAATAGACATTACTAACTAGGttcaattcttattttaattgtaatcgtctttagagaagaaaatcaagtatctagaacACATTTCTCTGATATTTGAAAAGTATTATTTCACTTTCCTGAATCTTTATTGTCTCACCTTTAATATTTGTTTGTAGTGCTAGGTCATGACTCTTTTGCTGTACTATTTTTAATTCAGTTCGACTATATAACATGTAGAGATCTAAGCTTGAATCACCTCCTTCGAACGGAGTGCCATGAAACTAATTCTTCTCCATATGAATTTAACCCTAAATTTTGTAGTCTTTTAGCATCATGCTTGCATGCCTCCTTTGGGAAGATGCCAGTTTTACCGACAACCTAGTGCATGCCTTTCTCTGTCTAGAGCTGAAATGGTGCGCATCGGCTCCCAGTTTAAGTGTTGTTCCCTTTGGGTCTTAGAAATGTTCTTTCCTGGAAATGCTCGAGATAGGAAAGGCATCGGCTCACGGTGTAAGTGCTGTTCTCTTTGATCTTACAAATGCTCTTTCTTGGAAATGCTCTGGAGAGGAGAGGCGACTAAGAAATATTTACCCGTGCCAGTGTGTTAAGTATGGCTATGAGGAGAAAAGTTTGAGACAAAGTATCCATACTTCCCAGAAGGTTTTTATTTACAAGTCCCTGGGACTTTGACAAacctcttttcactttcaaagaCTTTTAACTCTTTTCtcagaaattcattttaatttctcccctCCAATTCCTATGACATTTCTTCAACATGTGTAAAAAAGTTCTATAGCGGAGATGTTTCCTTActttttgaaatatgttcaacCTTGCTGCATTGTTTTTAAAGCCTGTAAAAGAATTATATCTAACATATACTGAGAGCTTAGTATTTATTAGGCATAATGGTAAGTAATTTGCATGGATTGTGGCCTTTATCCACCCAGTAGACTTGTGAGATGGGGCAatattattatctgcatttttacagttgagaaaaatgAGGCTTAGAGGGGCAGATGTTTTAAACTTTACTCCTAGGCAATATAAAATCAGAGCTCACCCAA
This window contains:
- the FKBP14 gene encoding peptidyl-prolyl cis-trans isomerase FKBP14 isoform X2; translated protein: MRLFMWNAVLTLLVTSSSGALIPEPEVKIEVLQKPFICHRRTKGGDLMLVHYEGYLEKDGSLFHSTHKHNNGQPIWFTLGILEALKGWDQGLKGMCVGEKRKLIIPPALGYGKEGKGKIPPESTLIFNIDLLEIRNGPRSHESFQEMDLNDDWRLSKDEVKVYLKKEFEKHGAVVNESHHDVLVEDIFDKEDEDNDGFISAREFTYKHDEL